A window of Phaseolus vulgaris cultivar G19833 chromosome 4, P. vulgaris v2.0, whole genome shotgun sequence genomic DNA:
AACCTCCCTCCTTATTCGTTCCTCACTTTTCCTTCCTAGCTTCGTCTCGGTCGTCTCATGAGCACCGAATGGAGGGGTACCTGCAGACTCCGATGCTCAAGCCAGCAAAGGGTGTTCGACACTCGGAGGTGTACAATGATTTTGGAATatgcgctatttatattattttaatggacttaTCTTGTTGGAACTGATTATTGAGATGGATCGTGCTTAGAGGTGTATTACCTAATTTCCAATGATGGTTTAGCTTTGCTAACCTTGATTTGAGCGTTAATGGATCGAGGGTGTCGGTCGGCCCACTTGAATGTGGACATTATCGGTCGGCCCAATCATATATGCCGAGACATGGATTTGGCCATTCGGCCCATACCAGTACAGATTAAAAGTCCCCAACCCAACCCAActtaaaaataacttacaaccCTAAGTCTAACGTTTCCCTAGTAAACCCACGAAACCCATAGCCAAAATGAAGAAGACGCAACAATGCAGCGACAAGGTGATGCGACAAGGCACAACAACAGTGAGGCGCGATACGGTGACAACAAGGTGAGGCACGACGATATCAAGACACGGTGAGGCATGAAACAACGACTGTGAGGCACGACGACAGACATCTCAGTCGTTTTGGATTTTTTTCATAACTTGTTGGCTTAGCCACGAACTCGTGAGTTTGCATCGAGTCTGTAAAAAACGAGTTCACTCACAGGTTGACGAGCCAAACACTAGTTAACTTATAAACTCTAACAAGTTTAAAGGTTCACCTACGAGTTTGATAACCTTGTTTAGGATCTAATTTTGTAAAAGAAAGACCAAATAGCTCTTTGTTGGCTAGAGATGTTAGATGTGTTTGATTTTGTAGAAGTCAAAGAGTTACAACATTCAATTTTTCATTAGATGTGAGGCACAAGTCATTCTATTATACAAGACACATCCAATAGTCTTTAAATAGTAAAGAAACACTTCAATACTGCAACTTTTTCTGACATAATTGTCATGGCAAAAGCATATACCATAGACTCCAAAGCTAAGCACGATTTTTTCTACCCTTCTTACCTTGGCTAATCTAGACGCCTCTATCTCTCGGGACCAACAAAGGGTAGTAGTACAtgaatatttatcatttttccaTCAACTACACCTTTTGACCTGATCTTGGGACCTGAGTCACCCTATGTGGACGAACCTCAAATTACATTTTTGGTTAAGGTCACAATTTCATAACAACTCGTGATCTTACAAAAATTTGTAGAGAAATATAATTCATTCAGCTGGGATAAAATCAAAATAGCAGATGCTCAAAATTCTGGACACCTTTCATTCTTAATCTCAACCCTTTGAATGATTTCATTTCCTTTCCTACTCTGAAAAATTCTCCAATGGTCCTCAACATTGTATCCTCTCCAAAGTATAGCACCATGTGTGTTTTAGATTCTAGGATAGCAAAAACCTTCTtgataatcaaacaaatatgattttgaattatattttctatACATTTTTATAATAGAGGTGTAGGACATAGACAAATCACAATGGCAATAAGCTCCAATAATTACTACGAGATATCCTTTGTAGGCCTAAAATCGTTCCTAATATACTCTATATTATCTCCCCCAAAGTTCCCTCTTCGATGCATTGAAAGGTTTTATACCAAAACGTGACTTACGACCTCTACCCAAATTTTCACCCTCCCCAACTTTCTAAGAAAAGCCTGACATTTGAAGAACTTGTAGTATTAAGGACTAATTAATACTCTGCAGGCTGCAAACAAGATAACCTATTGTCCTGGGGTCCCCacatattatttctttcttttaaacTTTTATGGTCAAACATCGAAGATCTTGAATCTTGAGCATCGAAAACAAAACCCAAGCTTCCATGTCTCAATTGGATGTGATAAATGAACAAAGTTTAAGTCAATTCTATGTTACAATAGGTATAATAGGGACCTATTCCCAATTATAGAAACTGAGATTCGAAATTACACAATTGCATATTCACAACCTTACAAAAGATTTCTCTCTTTTCCTCTTTTCACCTGCCATATAGTGGTTACATTCTCATCCTTTTCCTGTATTTTCCAAGACTGTTATTGACAGGAAACTAATAATTATCTACTGGAAAATATCCTAAAAACTACCCTTAAAGCCATAAAGAAGATAAACATAAGCATTGATATTCTTCATAGATTGATTGATAGGTAAGGATGCATACATTTATATAGCCTAAGATTTATGAATGTGGCTGACTATGGAATTTGGAAAAAGGATTGTTACATCCTTACAAAGTGGAAGTTTGTTTTTGGATGTAAGGTGGAGATTGAAGGATAAAAGGCATTGTTTCATCCAACAATGAGAATTAAGAAAAGTTGATTGCGTAAGAAAGGGCATGCAAAGTGGAAATGGGTGGTTATAGGTTTGGATGAAGTGCTAAGCCCCTATCTGGATGGACCTTGGTCAAGGGCACTGTTTCCATGTTCTGCCTCCAAATCAGAGGCTTGACTGTTTCTTCCTATACCTCCATACCTTTTtttctcacctccataaattttcaaattttcaaaaatgcccctctataatattctggattacgtaatccaaaaatcattttttaaatttgtaattagcttccggattacataatccggaaaccttttttcagatgcatgcttacttttcggattatataatccaaaagtcttatttagcttccggattatgtaatcctgaagtcttttttcaaatgagtttccagattacataatccataaacTATTCTatggggtgacacaagaaggataaaactgtattttcatgttgtgtatggaggtgacggaagaagatatggaggtgcaggaagaaacagtctagAGCCTGTTGTGCTAGAATCTGTTGGTCTCTAGGAGTCTTCACAACTCATAGAGGTTCTGGCAAAATGGTTGTTGCCATCGACCTTACTTTTGGAGCTCTTTTCGCTTCAGGAACAGTCACAGTGGACGATGACAGTAGTTATATTGGTGGCTAATTGTGGTTTCAAAACCTACGGTTGAGAGTCAGGGAGAGGATGAATCCATGAGGGTAAGAAGGAAATCTTGGTTGTGATGACCACGGGCATGACGGTTGCGGAGGCCAGTGTTAGTGTGTGGTGGGGGTACCCATAACCTGGATGGTGTGCGTGGAGGTGATATTCATTCTGCAGTTGTAGAATATCTTGGAGTTGATGTGGTATGATGGAAAACTTGAGGTTTGGGTGTAAACCCCAAGAGAAAATTCAATGTTGTATAAAGGGACAATTGCAAGCTTGTAGGAGAGACCACTGATGGCATAGGAGAAGACAACATGAAAAGAATCAATTGGCGGTAAGAATAGTGTGGTGAGATTTTTGTTCTTTATAGTGGGTGACTCGAGTCTTAAAAGACATCTAGTTTATGGAAAATAGCTTGGATGTTGTCTTCCATGAAGGTCGCAGCTATGGGAATGGGAGTGTTATACTGCAAATTTTTGTACCAGTGTTACAATACAATGTGATTGTATGCCATTTGATAAAATCATTCTAGTGTTTAGAATACATTTTTAATCGGATGTGAAAAAGTCATACCATCTAGTAATTTTCTTTTCACTCTCATCCTCtcctttatttttatcttaGCATGAATTTGATTTCAAGATTAATGGACAATCCAATAACATCTTCACATAATTAATGACTTCGTTTGGATAGCCATTAGAATGGATTCTCACTCCTAAAATCAAATTCGAAAATTGGAAAAGTAAAAGTAACTACTAACGTGAAATTGGAATCAATTATAGAAGAATTCAATCTAATCCAAACACGGTCATTTAGAGTAAACTCTTGCACTATCCATCAGTCAGAAATCATCATTGGTATGAgttttaagataattattaCAACTGGATAACAGTATAAAACTGTTTTACACTGTATGTGTGCAAACTTTTTTCTCTATCTTCACACAAAAGATTAAGTTATCAGATGCAACCACTAGAATCATCAGTAGAGAAATTTCCTTATAGGAACAATAAAGGGTTTTAGTTTGCATACTAGGTTGACCATTGCAATTGCAATCAAACATTAAGAGGACTATGAAGAAAACATTGAAATGACAGATAGaagtgaccatatcccaaatgAATGTGAATAAAAGCCAagtatttataaaagaaataggAGTAGGATATGATCAGATTTGGAAACTAAACTAAGTTATCGAGTGGAAATATAAGTACTCCACCTGTTGGCTTCTGATGCTGATGTTGGCATTCATTGTTCTTAAATATGAGTAAGATACAACTGCCACTAGTTCACCAAACAAATCATGGTGGGCTAACCAAAATAAAGTGTGGGTGGCCACAGCAGGTCCTAGTAGCATTTTcaaaccaaatttaaaataggtttatctatttaaaatttgattgaaGCCTAAACAATGCAGAACTATTATCCAACATTTACCAGACCAAAATGCACTCACCGAATGCTGCCTCTTCCTTAGCAATTGGAAAAAACGAAATTATGTTGCAAAACAGTTTGCCAAATCAAGAAGCAAAATGGGGTGTTTATATGTTCACCTATCAATCATCAAATACTACTTGCTATAAAAGAACCATACTTcaataagaaatttaaaaataagaaggCAAATAACTTACTCTAAAACTCGTTTCAACATACTCTCCACTATTGTCTAAAATTTAAGTGAGTTGCAAAAGTGATGTATATAATACCTCACTCCCTATTTAAGGAGCTAGTTCAAGCCTGGCGGTTCTAAAAAAACCACTATTATTAATGCACGATTAGACTAGCCCACTCCAACCATCTGAAACTGTTTCCCACTTAATGCCTTGCCTACATTAAGGAACGTCTTTTCTTAAAGTAATTCTCTTTAATTTTGGGTAATCAAAGTACTTCTAATTACAATATTCCATCCAGCCACACTAAAATCCAGCAGTTTCTTCATTTGGAAAAGCATCTTCCAGTCCATTTTCCTTGGTATAGCTTTTTCTGCCACAGCATTCAACAGTTATGGTTATCATCCCTTATTAGTTGTTTGGTTAGTAAGAAATAGGATGGATGGGAGAAGATGGAAATAGGTAGTATGTTTGGTGGAAGAAAGTTAGAGTggatttgtttttaaaaacagTGGGACTCATAAATGctttttttcatcaattttattcatctctcttaatttttttctctatttatcATCAACTAAACATCTTTCATTTCTACTTTATTTCTCATCTATTTTCATTTAATCTATTTCTCTCCTCTCTACCAAACAGACTATTAAGGGGTTTAATCAACCCTCCTTGCCTTAGTTTAACAATTCCAGGGGGCTGTTTAGCTGTATACCTACCAAGGCTTATCCTCAATGTGGATCCTGCTTCTCTTTGGACGTGCGTTCACCATTTATTCCCTTGGGCTTGTGTTAGGTCGACTTTGGTTGCTCTGTCCTAGGGTATGTATGATAGGGTAGAATCTCTGCATAAGGCAGAATTATGTATTGATATTTTGTCTGGGCTGCACATTTGATTTGCAAGCCTCACCATCAGTAGCTAACTCTTAGCCTAATCACTAGCTATCAGCATTACTATAGTTGACAATAAATTGTAATGCAAATGACAATATCAGAAGCTAAACTTTTAAGGTAATCACTAGCTATTCCCACAATACATTCTCTCACTAATACTATTGTAATTTTGTAGTCAACCAGTATCCAATGTGTAAAACATTGGTTAAGTTGCTTGCTCACTTGAATAACCGGCCAATTACACAAAAAAACATACTGAAGTGGACAAGCAGTGTGAGCTAGATTTTTCTGTATGgggtttgttttgaaaaacttcccCTTCAGCACTTGTaaagaagaaaatttaaaatgaaataattatttacataaGCTAAAATTAACTTATGTTAGTGTTAAAAATAAGCTTTTGGAGAAATTAATGAGAACTTCTACATATGGGTTTATAAATAAGCTAATTTTAACTTGTGGAGAAACTGAttccatttttttcttatttaatctCTCAAAAATGCTTTTGAGTTCACAAACCAGTCAtctttagggtttagggtttaagacTTAGTCTCAAGGAAGTGGACCCCAAATTTTAACATGGCAAGACACTGCAGTAATTAACTTTTCTATGAGCAGCACTCTGAAAATTTCAATATTTGAATTTTCTTCATACAATAATAACCTTATCACAAAAACGCTTAGAAGAAATGCATGATTGATTCCTTACAGATAAGGAAATGCATTACTGATTACTTGCAACAAAACAAGAAATCAGTAGCTCAAAAGGGCAAACCTATTCCCATTCCATTACACATAAGACCTTTACAATCCCTGTGCATATATACCAAGAttcttttaaacaaaaataaaatgctAAATGACAACAGGCTAGCAGAGAATAAGAGTTAAGATCCTGTAAACAGCTTTGTTTTTCACCACAAGTGGTCCTGGGATGGAATTTCCCCTTAAAAACTGACCATTTGCCTCCAAATAGAGGCCACAAAGATCATCGTATAATGCACAATGCTACAAAGCTTAATCCTCCAACAATGCACAATGCTCACATATAAAACAATTTCCCATAATCCAAGGAGGACCCAGAAAGGTGAAGGTTCCTACTCCAAATCCAACTGACCTCTAAGCATGCAAAAGAAACTGTATGCTTCTTTATTGAATACGTCACACAGCTATTAGAGGACAAAACAACTTTAGGCCTATAAATAtgtaacatataattataaatcattGAATCTCTGTTCAAACAGAAGACGTGATATAGATGAAAGTTTGGACTTTCAAAGGAGATTTACACGAAAGAATCCATCTATTAAAGGGGAGAAACATGGAAGTTGAACTTCGAACAAAACTCAACAGAAGATTATAAATTAACAAGGCTCCAATGTTATCAATTACCAAATgaattatatgaaaataaagttCCCCATCTCCGAGTAGTTAGCCAATGAATGCTGATGAAGCTAAACAACTCTCAAAAAGAGACACATTCAAAGCTATATTTTCATCAAGGAGAGTGGATAAATCTGACTTTGAACTTGGGAGACAAATTTTGGAATCAAAGGGGTTTTGCTTACCTAAAAGTAGACAACAAATAATAGCAAATTTAGCaagaaataagagaaaaaattaCTTTAAGAGGTAATAATGTAAAAAACATGTCATACCACATGTTTCTAAGTTCAAATATCTATGAACAATATTACAAAATGATGAGAAAATTAACAACAATTTTACACACAAGATATTAGTTGAATGGTTAATATGGGGAAAGTCCATTGGGGCTATTTGTGATCACAAAGCAAGCTTAAAGGAAATTTTCTGCGCTATCATATGTTTAATTTAACTATACTCGGTAGTGAATGTTAAACTTTAGAGGAACAAAAGGAGATAAAGGTGAGAATAGCAGATATGTGACTTCGCCAAAGAATGTGATGCAAAATGCACAGCAAGGAGACATTGGTCTGACATCTATTGAgtacaaaataacaaaattggATAAGGTGATTTTTTGGACAAGTACAAAGAAGGCCATTGAAAGTAATAGTGAAGAGAGTGCATTGCTTGGCTTTTTAATCCTATGAAGTGGGGAAGAAAGATCAGGACATGGAAGAAAGTTGTTCAGCACAGAGTATCATGGTAACTTATCTTTGAGGATTTGGTTCTAACCAAGGGCAATGACATCATATGAACCATTTAACCAACCTCTCCACAAGTGTGATAAAGCTTTTGATGTTGTTGATATAATGTAAAAAGTCTAAAAAAACGACACAAAATAATTGCTTAATCAATAAAAGTCTTCTCTCATAATCTAGGGGTCAGAATACCCTTACTCAGGATCGATTTTATAATTCCTCTCACTAAGAAAGAAGGGTGTTACACCAGCTTTACGTTGTACAAAAAGGGGGTTTTGGTCTTAGTAATTTGACACATAAGAACATGCATTCGAGGAAGTGACAAGGCATTTCCATTGGAATTCTTTGTATTTAGCATTAGCCTGCATGATATCCCAAAATATGGCCCAGATCAAAATGATACGATACAAGCATAGTGATCTTCGGTTTTTCATTTTTAGCCCTTGAAAATTGAACTCATATCACTAATGGTATGCTACTTTCAACCAATTGACAAGGCATTAGTCACCCAATATATAAAGCCACAGAGCTTAAGTAGAGCCTAATAATAAGTAAATCTGTGTCACCCACCTACTGGATCTTTCAAATTCTCAGATCTAAACAGCAATAGGGGGCTTCATTCTTTCCTAAGTTTCCCCAAAAAAAATAGTATACTTTCAACTAAATAAACAGCTCAACAAAGACAGCTGGAAATAAAAGGAGCATCATGCATCTAATGTCTTTGCAAAAACACATGCAAGACGACCAACCTAGTTAAAGTCGGCACCCACTCCCTTTCGTTTTAGTTCTAAAGCAATACGTTCATTCTCAAGCTTCATTCTTTCATTCTCCAGCTTCAACTTTTCCAACTCCCGGTCTTTTTTCTTACTAAACTTCTGCCACTTGAATCTTTGTTTCTCCAGCTCCAACATCTCAACCTGAATTTGTAGCTTCTGCTCTTCTAACTGAAGTGAACGAGATTCAAACCATTGCTTCTGTAACCATGCTGCACTCATTTTTTCAGGTGCAGCTTGATTAACATCAGATTGAACCATATAAGGATTTGAAGTTTTGTTGTACTCTTGGCTGCTTAAAGCACAGCCAAAAGTGGCAGCATCTTCTTGTCCTTGCCCTGGTTTCAATCTCTTCATAGGTCGCCCCACTTCCCCATAGACTCCTCTACTATCTGCATGGGTAGCATAATTGTCCTCAAAGTCATCATGATCATCAGTTTCCACTTCTAGATCATCTTCATCGTGATCATCATGATGAGACCTTCTGATATCATCATTGTCATGATCATCTCTATTTCTATGAGCCAACTGCAGTGATCGTTGCAATTCCAGATCATGAGGTAAATGCAACCTGTTACAATTATGGTAAGAACACATCTCTTCATAAAACAAGTGTTTTGAGCTCAATATTTTTCGAACctcctctttttctttctcagaAAGATAATCTATCACATCCAATAGAGAAGGACTCTCAACAACCTGACAAGAAGTTCCCCGGCCTAGCATATCATTAAGCTTTTTGTACCTTTTATTAAGATCATTGAATTTATCCTCACACTGCTGAGGTGAAACACGATGACCTCTTTCAGCCATGACCTTGGAAACCGATTTCCACTTCCCCTTTTTCTGTAGGACTGTAAATTTTCTCCTTGAGCCACCACAGTCAGATGTTGCATCCTCACCTATGTAAGAAACAGCCGTTATCAGAAGCCTCACCATCTTATCAGTCCACTTCACCCGCTGCCAAGGCGACCCCTTTTTCCCTCTAACTCCTTCATGATGACCATCAACACCTTCCTCGGCAAAACTTTCATcacttggtgagttcttgtttcTATCTCCCTGACTAAACTCAGTCATTGACATTGTCTGATCGCAGTTCTGCATGGTTCCCATTGTAAGAGGAAAACCATCTTGAACTGAGGAATGCACTGAAGGCCCTTGGCAAGGATGAGTTTGATGATGATTCACGGAATGAGGATGATGCCCTTGCCGATTAACCCTCATTGATCCAGGCAAATCAAAACCACTAAAAGAACTCCCACCTTGAACCATACCTCCCTGAGACAAATTCCCTTCCATTGCTTCTCAGTTCTCACAAACAataaaaacatatcaaaaccaATGAACCCACCTCACATCCAATTCCACTTCACACGCATTTTCAAGTGTTCTTTAGAGAAGAGAACACAAACAACAAAATCACACAAACCCATGTTTAGTCTATCTTCCAACACATTTTCTGAAACCCACCTATCACTCTCTAGATTTTCAAGTGAAAACAGCACCTAAATCAAACTAGAACAGAACAGTACAACCCTTCTCCAAAACATCATTACATACACCAAAATTCCCAACCCACAGACATAAAACTCACAAGGGTCCCACTGAAGTGCTAAAATCACCAACCAGCAGAACAAAGAACAAATTTTCCACAAAGATTTACAAGAAAAACCAAGAAAAAACTTTCAGAAGCTAACCAGTGAGGAATCTTGGCAACTTCTTTGCCGAAAATCTGCACAAAATCTGACACTCCAGAAGTAAAGATTGGACCTTTTTCTCGAAATCAAGCCGAGAATCCCGAAACAAAGGCCAGCTACAGAAAGCAAGACATCCGCAGTAACAGGGGGAGTGAAGAAGTGCCGCAACAAACAAGGGAAAAGAGCAAGTAAAATAGTGGAGTAAAGACAAGGGTTGGTTTGTGATATGCGCAAGTTACATTGTGACcacgatatatatatatatatatatatatatatatatatatatatcacagCGAAGAACCTTTATGGTTCAATGTATGAAAATATGATGTGGACCAAGGCAAGTGTATACTTTTGTTTCTTTcacaataaagaaaaaaaaataacattcaataatcaaattaaatttaataatgaaaattaaaatgtcCTTAAATGGTAATACATTCAAATCTTTAAGACTTTTTGGTTTCTGAAAAAATCTTTTTGATTTAacttttatcttaaattttgaATCATCTCAAGTAAAAAACATATGAAGCAAAGAgtattaagaatttttttatttgttaaattttatttaaaactataaatatGATATG
This region includes:
- the LOC137837352 gene encoding stress response protein NST1-like encodes the protein MEGNLSQGGMVQGGSSFSGFDLPGSMRVNRQGHHPHSVNHHQTHPCQGPSVHSSVQDGFPLTMGTMQNCDQTMSMTEFSQGDRNKNSPSDESFAEEGVDGHHEGVRGKKGSPWQRVKWTDKMVRLLITAVSYIGEDATSDCGGSRRKFTVLQKKGKWKSVSKVMAERGHRVSPQQCEDKFNDLNKRYKKLNDMLGRGTSCQVVESPSLLDVIDYLSEKEKEEVRKILSSKHLFYEEMCSYHNCNRLHLPHDLELQRSLQLAHRNRDDHDNDDIRRSHHDDHDEDDLEVETDDHDDFEDNYATHADSRGVYGEVGRPMKRLKPGQGQEDAATFGCALSSQEYNKTSNPYMVQSDVNQAAPEKMSAAWLQKQWFESRSLQLEEQKLQIQVEMLELEKQRFKWQKFSKKKDRELEKLKLENERMKLENERIALELKRKGVGADFN